Proteins from one Cryptomeria japonica chromosome 4, Sugi_1.0, whole genome shotgun sequence genomic window:
- the LOC131047058 gene encoding protein TIC 20-I, chloroplastic isoform X2, with translation MIMAQSGLCGISVNNTFTRSGICPLKTRRTRVVPSHFVSHASATCSLLSFRKMYEGNEKPISQIRTYSSQGEHGNLRTFLPVTSKRSRKFVSPRAEKDEKRTYEGFPPMQTKPKWWMRLMAVFPYMISFHVCWVFAETTYNMHPFLEDFEPLTFPFIINGLARLPGWFFTAYFFTAYLGVVRNNKFPHFLRFHVVNGMLLEITFSILGQVNDWLPKSFYWGKFGQFFWFFVTISFLFTVMLCISYALRGMYADVPFLSNAAYMQMPY, from the exons ATGATAATGGCTCAGAGTGGACTCTGTGGCATCTCTGTAAATAACACATTTACCAGATCAGGGATCTGTCCACTTAAGACACGGAGGACAAGGGTGGTACCTTCTCACTTTGTCAGCCATGCATCTGCTACATGCTCATTGCTCTCATTCAGGAAAATGTACGAAGGAAATGAAAAGCCCATATCACAAATTAGGACTTATTCCTCTCAAG GAGAACATGGAAACTTGAGAACTTTTTTGCCAGTCACTTCAAAACGTAGCAGGAAATTTGTAAGCCCAAGGGCGGAAAAAGATGAAAAGCGTACATATGAAGGGTTCCCTCCAATGCAGACGAAACCAAAATGGTGGATGAGACTTATGGCAGTCTTTCCTTACATGATTTCTTTTCATGTGTGCTGGGTGTTTGCAGAAACAACATATAATATGCACCCATTCCTGGAGGATTTTGAACCACTTACATTTCCCTTCATCATTAATGGTCTTGCCAGGCTGCCTGGCTGGTTCTTCACAGCATATTTTTTCACAGCATACCTGGGGGTTGTAAGGAATAATAAATTTCCTCATTTCCTGAGATTTCATGTGGTAAACGGAATGCTGTTAGAGATCACTTTCTCAATTCTTGGGCAAGTTAATGATTGGTTACCCAAATCATTTTATTGGGGGAAGTTTGGacagtttttttggttttttgttacCATTTCATTTCTCTTTACAGTCATGCTCTGCATTTCGTATGCTCTGAGAGGCATGTATGCTGATGTGCCATTTCTATCTAACGCTGCATACATGCAAATGCCTTACTGA
- the LOC131047058 gene encoding protein TIC 20-I, chloroplastic isoform X1, giving the protein MIMAQSGLCGISVNNTFTRSGICPLKTRRTRVVPSHFVSHASATCSLLSFRKMYEGNEKPISQIRTYSSQEWEHSYVNVSAPFSAGEHGNLRTFLPVTSKRSRKFVSPRAEKDEKRTYEGFPPMQTKPKWWMRLMAVFPYMISFHVCWVFAETTYNMHPFLEDFEPLTFPFIINGLARLPGWFFTAYFFTAYLGVVRNNKFPHFLRFHVVNGMLLEITFSILGQVNDWLPKSFYWGKFGQFFWFFVTISFLFTVMLCISYALRGMYADVPFLSNAAYMQMPY; this is encoded by the exons ATGATAATGGCTCAGAGTGGACTCTGTGGCATCTCTGTAAATAACACATTTACCAGATCAGGGATCTGTCCACTTAAGACACGGAGGACAAGGGTGGTACCTTCTCACTTTGTCAGCCATGCATCTGCTACATGCTCATTGCTCTCATTCAGGAAAATGTACGAAGGAAATGAAAAGCCCATATCACAAATTAGGACTTATTCCTCTCAAG AATGGGAGCATTCATATGTAAATGTTTCTGCACCTTTCTCTGCAGGAGAACATGGAAACTTGAGAACTTTTTTGCCAGTCACTTCAAAACGTAGCAGGAAATTTGTAAGCCCAAGGGCGGAAAAAGATGAAAAGCGTACATATGAAGGGTTCCCTCCAATGCAGACGAAACCAAAATGGTGGATGAGACTTATGGCAGTCTTTCCTTACATGATTTCTTTTCATGTGTGCTGGGTGTTTGCAGAAACAACATATAATATGCACCCATTCCTGGAGGATTTTGAACCACTTACATTTCCCTTCATCATTAATGGTCTTGCCAGGCTGCCTGGCTGGTTCTTCACAGCATATTTTTTCACAGCATACCTGGGGGTTGTAAGGAATAATAAATTTCCTCATTTCCTGAGATTTCATGTGGTAAACGGAATGCTGTTAGAGATCACTTTCTCAATTCTTGGGCAAGTTAATGATTGGTTACCCAAATCATTTTATTGGGGGAAGTTTGGacagtttttttggttttttgttacCATTTCATTTCTCTTTACAGTCATGCTCTGCATTTCGTATGCTCTGAGAGGCATGTATGCTGATGTGCCATTTCTATCTAACGCTGCATACATGCAAATGCCTTACTGA